The window GCCTTGAGAATCAGGAGTGTTTTGATAAGGTCAGGTCATCCTGAAAGCTCCTAAAGGTCAGGGTTAAGGAAGGGGAAGTGATTAATGACGTGTCCTCGTATGAACAGAGGTAGAaggatgtgtgtgcgtgctcacATGCTCTTTCTTTCTATTGCTTGAGTACATCTTCATATCGAAGGATCTTATAAAGAACCCAGTAGAAGATGTTGAAGAAGAGGAAGGCCAGAGGGAAGCCGGCCCTCGACACAGTGTCAATCTTTTTGGCTCTGTCGATGAATAACTTCCTCATCTCTTCAATGCTTTTCCCCCTTCcgcctgctgctgctcctccaggtgcattctgggtgtttAGTACAGTAACAGCATTGTTGGAGCTGGCCTTTGTGTCCTTGCTCTTGCTCGGAGTGGAGGTCAGTCTGCTCTCGTGTACTTCCCCTTCCTGTTGGAGTGACGAGGAACAGGTCAGATAAAGCTTATTATTTTCTTCACAGACTGTctttgttcatgtgtgtgtgcgtgtatataaatatatatccaCTGGCCTTGGattggttatatatatatatatatatatatatatataatacacacacacacacacacacacaccttggaaTGGTCACTACAGAGTAGATTCATTCTTTAGGAGATTAAAAACTAACTAGTCTAAGTTCACATATTTGGATTAGAATGTatgctctgtattttctgtatttattatatattttttatgcaaCTAAGGCCATGCTCCACTATTgccacgcgcgcgcacacacacctaCTATGTCTAACTCCCAAAAGGACCACAATAGAAACAAGTCCTGGGACTGTGTCCTCcttgatgttgtttttattgtccatgtctggtgttttttttcaattattttacaacacatgaaaataatttcaTAGGTTGATAACTGGCCATTATGGAATATTTCCTAAACTTGCTTTAACATCAGTAAAGCTCTGCCAGTGACTCTCAACCTACAGGAAGTTTGAatcatcacaacacacacacacacacacacacacacacacacacacacacaacacaacacacacacacacacaagtcattGAAAGGTAACAGGTCATACCTGCTGTGGCTGTTGGTGCAGATGTTAGTTACCCTGCTGTGGTTGTTGGTGCAGATGTTAGTACCCTCTGTGGCTGTTGGTTGCAGATGTTAGTTACctgctgtggttgttttttgttgtgtgcaGATGTTAGTACCCTGCGGGGTGTGGTGTGCAGATGTTAGTTACATGTGGCGTCGGTGACAGATGTTAGTACCGCGTGTGGTGTGGGTGCGATGTTAGTTACCCTGCTGTGGCTGTTGGTGCAGATGTTAGGTACCATGCTGGGGTTTGCCGGTTGCTGCTGCAGATGTTAGTTACCCTGCTGTGGTTGTTGGTGCAGATGTTAGTTACCCTGCTGTGGTTGTCGGTGCGGATGTTAGTTACCCTGCTGTGGCTGTCGGTGCAGATGTTAGTTACCATGCTGTGGTTGTTGGTGCAGATGTTAGTTACCCTGCTGTGGCTGTTGGTGCAGATGTTGTTCAGAGATCCATTAGGAGGCTCTGCTGGTTTGAGGCTGTGGTCAACATTAACACGATGAAGGGAATCAGCGAGCTCCTGTGGATCGACTGCAGCTCCACTGCTCTACAGTCGACAGCATGCACACCagcatcaacacacacaaaccaaaaggacaaaaaacaaaaagcatccAACAAGAGGGCCGGGACAGCCAGTCATTCAGTCAACCaatgtgtaaaaataataaaataactgaTTTATGTTGACAGGAGGATTCAGACCAGACTGAAGCTCTTTTGCATGGGCTCTTTACTCATTGCTAGAGTTGTTTAAACCCATTTTTATGATAAATTCCTCAAAATTAATTCAGTCATACAATGACTTGTGTTCACAAATTGTAGTCAGATCAGTACAGATGTtacatcaataaataaatccatTACTTTCTATGAAGGTGAGATTTTACCTCTGACTAGTTTCACAACCATTTAAACTGAGGTAATTCACAGTTTTAGGCTAGATCATTATTCTGTACATGGAGAGAAAGGATGTATGTATTTGGGCTGTCAAAATGAATACAGAGTTAATGCAAAATCCTTTTAATACAATTAATTCTTTTGAAGCTCTGTTGAGGCAGGCACCGTCTGTGTTTTGGGACACGGGCAGCTGcgtagtttgggaaatcaggaaGTTATGTAGCAATAACACTGTGGGCTATCCTCAGAACCCTGCAGGGTACATGAGACANNNNNNNNNNTAGACAAatgctgtccccccccccccatgggcATCTACCAACATCTGCAGCATTCATTTTTAGTTGAGGGACCCAGCACCGGGATTATGGTGCCCCCTGCAGCACATTACCAACAATTGCAGCATTTAGCTCTAGCTGGGGCACCCAGCACCAAGATTCTGGTGGCCCCCACTACACCTAGTAACAGCAGCAGTTTGCTTCGGACTGGGCCCCTGACATACATTTGCCGGCACCCCCTGTTGCCACCTCCCAACAACTGCAACAATTTGATTAGTTGGAGTTTATGGCAACGGGATGCCAGCAGCTAGCTTTCCTTCAcacccttcacaataaaaagcCCCCTTTCAAATATACTCCGGTCTTCCTTCTCAACCCTTTCAAGCCCAGTGGTCTACTAACAACTTCCCCCTGACAATTACTAACCCTCCCTATTGTCCTCCCAAGGCCCTAATTCCTAGTCCTTCTCTAGTTCCAGCCAATGTATGCAAAcagattatatatattataattacacAGACCTTGGCTGACTCATATTAGCTTCCCTTTATCATCCGCCCACCGACAGAAAACTTAAAGATCAAGGTTTCCCCCATCCGAAAGGGGGAACATCCAACTGTCAAAATAGCTTACTCCAACAGAGTTTGCGGatgctttttctctcttcagAGATGCCCTCTGCTCAGAATTCCCCAGCTGTCAGAAAGACATGGATGACTGCATAATAACCATTCTCAATCTAGCCCTCTGTTTTGGAGGTAACCTTTTCTAACAATactagggtgaccatatttagattttcaaaaaaagaggacactctgCCGGCCTCcagacacaaattcagacaggcttctcagaagttaatgaacatgcttcagtatgcctcaatggtacaaaaataactcatgtaataaaataaaaactgtaacaatctgtaacaaaataatagctctctttttaaataattaatgtgaaataatgttctaaatatgacctattctgtgtcagcttcaaaatccagcttcccTTATCTCTTAAAAAGCTTTTCAATGAAATAAGATCAGGTTTTTCGTTggccatgtgagctttgagatctccagcgcctttattagacactgaaacataagGGCTAGCTTTGCAACGGTGCACTCCACCTCCCACTTGTCCCAACCGGGACGGTacgtggaaagttttttttgcagatcaactgtgaagctgcacttacATTTTGTGTGCAATGCTGCTTCGCGtcctgatctgctccctgtccgatctgctccctgtctgatctgctccctgctGAACTGCTTCCTCTTCTGAACTGCTCCTTGGTCTGACTGCTCCCTGGTCtgctgctccctgtctgatctgctccctgtctgaactgctccctgtctgaactgctccctgtctgaactgctccctgtctgatctgctccctgtctgatctgctccctgtctgactctgctccctgtctgatctgctccctgtctgagcTCCTGTCTGCTCTCCTGTCTTACTCGCTCCCTGTCTGCTCTGCTCCCTTTCTTGACTTGCTCCCCTGTCTGATCTCTGCCCTGTCTGaactgctccctgtctgatctgctccctgtccgatctgctccctgtccgatctgctccctgtctgatctgctccctgtccgatctgctccctgtccgatctgctccctgtccgatctgctccctgtccgatctgctccctgtccgatctgctccctgtccgatctgctccctgtccgatctgctccctgtccgatctgctccctgtctgatctgctccatgtctgatctgctccctgtatatgCGCGTCTTAGAGCCGCCCACAAGGCAGCCTCTCCGGAATTACGTCACACAACCAAGTActgtagtattgtgtgcaaagcgccagtcaatttaagtacacgctTAATGGTTCCATGAAAAACAGCGGAAACCGgacattttaatgaatttataaccccccccccccgcttacGCTCCGGACAGtacgtaaaaagtggacatgtccggGCAAAAGATGACGTTTGGTCACCCTAACCAATACCATATCCAATCCAGCCCACCTCCAGCAATTCAACCAAAAATACAATCTGGGTCACTCAAGTTCTACTGCCACATCTTAGCTGTCCACACAGCCTTATCTTGCTCCGTGTGTTGCTCCGTCCCAGCCTCTTCTTGCTTAATTCCTGCCCATGCTAAGCCACAGCAAGCTCGTTCCCAGAACAGCCGGTCTCACTGGACTTACTTTTTAATTCTCATTAAATTAAAGTTCCAATTTTCAACAATGTAACTTCAGTaacaatgaaaaatagaaaaacagaaaaaaaaatacgagAATAAAAGTCACAGTGCAGTATGTAGAAATTTATTTTGGCCCTGAACCGTTTAGTGCTTCATCAACCAGCAGTAGTagtttgaaatcaattctttgaggcccaggaagccagtgtaaagacttcataactggagtgatgtgatccactctctTGGTCTTCGTGCAGCAGTGTTCtggatcagctgcagctgtctgattgatttcttagggagacctgtaaagaccccgttacagtagtcaagtagTAAAGTTTACTGAAGATAAGTCGAAGTCGAAGTCTTAAGCTGAGCGCTCACTTGAGgctgttcctcttttgctccaaatacatccacctcagttttttcttcatttaattctAAACAGTTCTGGCCAGGGGAGCACCAAATCCAGGATTCGGCTGAATATTGGGCTTTTGACAGGGTTCGGTTTCTGCCAAACCTTAGAATTCTTTTCCTTAAAAATCCCTAAAATGACAGCTGTATTGTAGTTTGTAtgtgctgtatgtatatttatatatttctttagtATACATGGACTATGGTGtgattaatcacaattaaaatgtttaatagaTTAACagccaaaatatataaaattgaaaatatatATCAATTGAATTCTACAAGCTTAAAACTTTTTAACCAAGTTCTCCCTCTGAGCCTGAATGTGGAGCCACAGATATCTGAATCACTGACACCAACTCCTGTCACAGAAATAATACAAccaaaaacttttaaaagcaCAGAAAGGAAGTTACAGCCATGCTATGTCATGCACTAACACAgtgagtgacacacacacaaaaagccaCATGCACTGAAACTTTGTCTCTAATTTTGCACATCTAAAGTGGAGCAGCATTCCGCCACAAGGTGGCAGCCTCAAACCAGAGGGGAGAGAACCGCAGATTCAccaaaagagtgtgtgtgtgtgtgtgtgtgtgtgtgtgtgtgtgtgtgtgtgtgtgtgtgtatgtgtgtgtgtgggtaccTTGCTCTTGTTCTTGTGTTGCCTTCTGAATCGCAGCAGGTCTTTATGTTGCCTGGACACAAAGTTGACAGCAGCATACTCCAGCAGTGCTGAGAAGACGAAGAGAAGACACACTGCCATCCAGATGTCTATGGCCTTCACATAAGAGACCTGTgaacacacgaacacacacacacacacacacacacacacacacacacacacacacacacacacaaacacacaaggccTGTTTATAGATGACATTGTGTTTCAAGGTTCATGATTGTCTTACATGTGTTTGGGCACTAGTGAACTTAAGATTTAACCACTGACAACTTAAGTCTTGACCTGGCTTACTTTCTATCTCGCAGcaataacatttaaatgtttttgtaccAACGTTCATTTAAATTCTTCGAATGTATGTCCCATTATTTTCTATTCAatttatatttacacacacacacacacacggctgtgCCACTGATGCTTGTGGTGTCAAAATGATGCaagctcattttttttttgaaataataatttattcagACAGGTATTACACACTGGAGTGCAACATTCTGTAGTGCAGCACTGCAAACATGAGAAACCTCCTAacctctaaaacacacacaccctgagaCCATGAATATCCTGAGCTGgatgtgtacagtgtgtgtgagagagatggtGTGCTGATTAGGGTTATGTAACAAAGTGCTCTATTTTCCTCTCGTGCATACCGAAGAGCACAACAGACGGAGGGACTCTTCCTCTCGTGCTCACTGACACAAACATATCAACACTTACCTTTACACAAATAAAGAGGAGCtttgccacacacacattcacatacagagtaaactgcatgtgtgtatgaaAGACAACAGAGCTGTTTTAGGTTTGGAGCAGGACTCTgtggcgccccccccccctgtgtgCCTGCTGCCTCAGGGCCGTTTGCCTTGTGGTCTCTTTTCTTTCAGCATGCAGCAGCCTCTTATTCCATGTTCCCCCGGCACTTACTTCTACTCACGTGATCCCACTTCATTATTTATCTGTGTAAAAATGATCTTCACCTCCAACCACTTGTGTGTTCTACCTCTATTTGTCTGAACTCTGAGCCTTGATGGTTTTGTCTAGACAGCAGACTAGAGTGGATCTCCTGAGCACGAGGCTGGAGCACATCACTGAACACGCTGGGGGAGGAAGCAGTTCGCCAGACCATCACAGTTTCAATATTTACTCATATCCAGAGCTGCAAGAGTGGGGCACCTTGGAGTTACACATCAATAATTAAATAGACAAAGACAGACCTTTGGTAGTGAAGTCCTGGAGCCTGAGCTCTGTGTTGTCATGGTGAGGACCGTGGTgatgcccagagccactctggccGGGGCAGCATCCATGTTGATCCAGAAGGAGACCCAGGACAGGATGACGATGAGCAGAGACGGAATGTACATCTGGATCAGGTAGTAGCCCATCTGCCGCTCCAGATGGAAGCGCACCTCAATACAGGTAAATTTACCTGCAACACAACAGAGACATGCTCACATGTTATAGTAACCTAATGAATACAACATTCACACGATCACGTTAAAATGACATGACAGCTAACAGCAGAGAAACGCTCACATGTTATAAAGACATCTTAATAACAGCAGAGACACGTTCACATGGTAAGACACGTGATAACCTGTGCTCCACCCCACTTCTTGAACTTTGGTTTAAGGATCtacaaatttacaaaatatCATCCGACATTCACTTTCACCTCTTTGGAAAACACGGAGACAGGGGCGGGGCTACAAAAAGGGCTCTGGACTTGGAGTCTGCTCATTAAGCAGCCACGGATCTCTAAATCTGGATACGGCCTTTCCTTTTCTGACCTGAATCCTTGCCCCAGAGACGCCACATCCTGTTAGTCTGCTGTCCACGCTCACATCTAttcatacatgtgtgtgtgtgtgtttgtgtgtgtcacctGTGTTGTAGTGCTTGGTGCAGTATCTGAGGTCTGATTCATCTTTGAGGATGAACTGCGGGAGCGTGAGGCCCTCGGCCACTTGGACTGGTCCATTTTCCTGCCACTCAAAGATCAGGTCGTTCATGGTGTAACCAACTGAAACAAGCAAAGCCCAATTGAATAATCAAAAATTAATAAACTGGAtgcaacataaatataaaaggtACATATGGTGCAAAATGCGAGAGCTTGTAGACTTGATGTCAGCAATTGTAGAACAAGTCTGAACTTGACTGACAATATTCAgaaatgtgtagattgatatttACATGAATACAATGACAGTTGAAAACTTGTAATGTAACGTTtactcattcattttttaattttttttttacttgagtcCATTTTCCATGACAagcacaactcagtgattacagcCTCTGGAATCGGTCACTCTAGCTTCCATCCTGTGATCTCCTCTTTCATCACCAAGTGGCCAGTCTCAGCCCGTTTTGCACCCTTTCTGTGACGCCATTTGGTGCGAAACAAAATTCTAGCTGTGGAATTGAGGTAGTTTTCAATGTCCCAGGGGTTACCAAACCCTAACAAGTTCAAGGAGTGTACGGCAAAGCTTAATAAGAGAGGTGAGATTCAGCATCCTGTATTCTGCCAAAGCCACAGTTAATAGCAAGGATGGAGCTCAGACATTTTGATGTCCCCACGAGGGCAtggcatgtactgtataaatacTGTCCAATGATTTGCCAGCGAAGGGACTGTGCTCAATGTCAGACTCTGTTAACTTTTTTCCCAGGTTCCTCCTGGGGTGGACACCGGCTGGGATTCTGGTGGAACAGTGCATGGGAGACAGAGCGAGTGGAACAAGTGTGGATCACAGACTGTCCATTATtttaatggatggatggaagaagGAAGGGGTGGGGTTTGAAAATATGTTATAAACGCTTTaacacaattcaattcaattcaattttatttatagtatcaattcataacaagagttatctcgagacactttacagatagagtaggtctagaccactcacaggacccaacagttctagtagtttcctccagagcagcaacagggccacagtggagaggaaaaacttccttttaggaagaaacctcagacagacccaggctcttggtaggcggtgtctgacgggccggttggggttagaatgaagagtggcaataacagtcacaaaaaataaataaaataaattaaatagttgcttgtagtagttctttgtagcttagcagggcactgtggaaATGGATGTCTATACtagaaaatgtgtttgattatttttttcagatttatttgtcagggACAATGCCCACTAATAAAATGTACCAGGATTAGCCTGGAGGCGATTTTACATCTGGAGGAAAGTACCTGAGCTTTCTGGAGCACTCCTTAGAAGCTTTGTGCTGGAGAGAGACGCGTATCATTGGCttatggtgttgtcatttatacaaatctttatttagtttatagtttgtctattttgttattatttcctTGTTTGGTCTTGAATATTATAGTTACGGCcagttttggttgatttttttcagggcctgtggtaACGACAATTGACATGTTCATGTTATTTAAAAGTGGGCTTGTTATGTTTTTCCATTTCCGTAAATGCAGTATTTGTTAAGCTTTCATCTGTGACTGTAGAAAGTGTTGCCATACTGTATTAGGGTCAAATTCTAAATGtagtagctacatgctaacggcaTCGCAGCCAATTTGTAAAAATCTCCCCAATTCCAGGTCGCAATTCTGCTGAAACACCTGATTGGGTAGCGTTTGGTTCAGAAGTCTTTATCAGCGATTTTTGacggtagaaagtgctgcttcaTACCACTACAATCTAACGTTAGCCTAGTGCTAAATACTaagtagctgcatgctaacgcGAGATAGCTTTTGactcgtcatagcaggaaaagcacatcTGAAATTGATAACATCAGTTCAATCAAGTGGCCCAGTGAGCTATTTCAGCCATTTTATTTTCAGCAATTCAGCTATTCAAGCATGCATCAGGGCCTCTCcgaagtggaatgcagccatcatcaATGGTTTTGaacacacctgtgcttttcctactatgacatgtcaacatgtttgctgtgaaaaaggtctattctGGTCTATTCCGGGCGACTTTACTGCTGGGACATGTCCGGTTAAGTTTTCACGGTACAAAGTCCTGCTTTACACTCCGTTGCAGTAGCTCCAGCTTCAACTAGTCAAACAGCAGCGGAGGCTCAAACAGAGGGGGAATACAGGTGCCACAGCCATGGGCAgtgtttaatattaaaacatgtaaaaatttGCTAGTACAAACAACATACCAATATTAGCCTGAAAAATGATATTTAATAGTTGCCCTTAAAAAATAAACGAAAATTGTTAATCACAAATCTGACGATTTCCCCTGGTGAGCACTTCCAAGTCCTGCTGCACACCTCAAAACAGTCTTTCCATTTCCAGCTGCTTCagtccagtaaaaaaaaaaaagaatcactaTATCAGTGATACAGATGAGATTACCTGAGCAGGGACAATCCGCACATTAGGTTACCCTCCGATCTAATTCCAGACTACAAAGTAGCTCCAGAACATAGAATATTACCtcatcctctctgtctgtctgtctgtgtgtttctttatGTTTCCTCTGAGGAATCTATAGTCATCTATACTAATATAGACAAACATAGCTGGGTGCATGCTAAAGTCTATGGCCAGTGGGCCGGAACTAATGGGGCCCCAGGGCCAG of the Etheostoma spectabile isolate EspeVRDwgs_2016 chromosome 2, UIUC_Espe_1.0, whole genome shotgun sequence genome contains:
- the glra3 gene encoding glycine receptor subunit alpha-3 isoform X2 → MRRQQLCVAGFLLAWKLVHFLSVGQCKEVDNAARTRQVPMSPSDFLDKLMGRTSGYDARIRPNFKGPPVNVSCNIFINSFGSIAETTMDYRVNIFLRQQWNDPRLAYAEYPDDSLDLDPSMLDSIWKPDLFFANEKGAHFHEVTTDNKLLRIFKNGNVLYSIRLTLTLSCPMDLKNFPMDVQTCIMQLESFGYTMNDLIFEWQENGPVQVAEGLTLPQFILKDESDLRYCTKHYNTGKFTCIEVRFHLERQMGYYLIQMYIPSLLIVILSWVSFWINMDAAPARVALGITTVLTMTTQSSGSRTSLPKVSYVKAIDIWMAVCLLFVFSALLEYAAVNFVSRQHKDLLRFRRQHKNKSKEGEVHESRLTSTPSKSKDTKASSNNAVTVLNTQNAPGGAAAGGRGKSIEEMRKLFIDRAKKIDTVSRAGFPLAFLFFNIFYWVLYKILRYEDVLKQ
- the glra3 gene encoding glycine receptor subunit alpha-3 isoform X1, which translates into the protein MRRQQLCVAGFLLAWKLVHFLSVGQCKEVDNAARTRQVPMSPSDFLDKLMGRTSGYDARIRPNFKGPPVNVSCNIFINSFGSIAETTMDYRVNIFLRQQWNDPRLAYAEYPDDSLDLDPSMLDSIWKPDLFFANEKGAHFHEVTTDNKLLRIFKNGNVLYSIRLTLTLSCPMDLKNFPMDVQTCIMQLESFGYTMNDLIFEWQENGPVQVAEGLTLPQFILKDESDLRYCTKHYNTGKFTCIEVRFHLERQMGYYLIQMYIPSLLIVILSWVSFWINMDAAPARVALGITTVLTMTTQSSGSRTSLPKVSYVKAIDIWMAVCLLFVFSALLEYAAVNFVSRQHKDLLRFRRQHKNKSKSSGAAVDPQELADSLHRVNVDHSLKPAEPPNGSLNNICTNSHSREGEVHESRLTSTPSKSKDTKASSNNAVTVLNTQNAPGGAAAGGRGKSIEEMRKLFIDRAKKIDTVSRAGFPLAFLFFNIFYWVLYKILRYEDVLKQ